TCCAGCCCAGCCGGGTGAGAAACATCTTCATCTGGGTTGAGGTGGTGTTCTGTGCTTCATCAAGGATGATATAGGCGTCGGAAAGGGTTCGGCCGCGCATAAACGCCAGTGGTGCGACTTCAATTACCTCCTGTTCAATCAACCGTTGAGTGCGTTCCAGTGGTACCATATCAAACAGGGCATCGTAAAGCGGGCGCAGGTAGGGGTCAATCTTTTCCTTGAAGGTTCCGGGTAAATATCCCAGCGATTCGCCAGCTTCGACTGCGGGTCGGGTGAGGATAAGCCGGCTGCATCGGCCCGAGATGAGCGCTGAGACCGCAGCAGCTACCGCCAGATAGGTTTTACCCGTGCCGGCTGGACCAATGGCAAACACGATATCGTTGCGGGCAATTTCTTCAAGGTAACGGCGCTGGTTTTCGCCTTTGGGTACGATGGTTTTACGCGGTGTGTGAATGGTGCCAACTTCGGGAGGTGGGGGGGCAGATTTTACCTCCTCCACAATTTCTTCGACTGATTCCAGCTGGGCACGGCGTTCCGCGCGCAATCTTTTGACTTCAGCCTCGACCAGTTCCGGTGTGATACGTTCACCGCGGCGACAACGGGCGATAAGGCGGGAGAAAATCTCTTCCAGTTCCTTTTTTTCAGAGCGGGGTCCAGAAAGACGCAGTAGCCCATCCCGGTAAACAACATAAGACCGGTAAAACCGGGCAAGGGTTGTGAGGTTTATGTCTGCCGGACCGAGGAGTTCAACCTGGTCAACATCCTCGGCAGGGATAATGTATCGCAACCTGAAATAATTTTAGCGGTAAACAAGGCAAGGTCAAGGGAACGGCACATTTCTATATATACGAAAAATCGAGGAAAAGTGACAAAAATTCGTTCCCCCAACAGTCCGGGGGTAATTCCTGGGATAGTCTCTAACACCCTTTTCCCCATTCCCCCTTTTACCATCCTTCTTTCTCTATCGAAAACAGTTTTGGCGATGGTGGGGAAGTCTATCTTATTGATAGTCTATTTGGTTATGACCGATGTCCGATAAGATAACCCATCATTACGGGTGAGTTGGGTAACATCTTTAACTGTTTCTGACAACCTTTAACGTTCTATTTCCTGTTTTATCTTAGGGGTCGCGTTCAGGTCTGCGGTTCTGCGTGCTTGGGACGAAGCCAGAACCCGAGTCTGTTCAGTTGGATTCGGGGGTAATCTTATGAGTTTATAACTGTTATGTTGATTGGGGGATGGATTTTTGAGGTGTATACAGGGTTGTAGCAACATAAGTCGTTCAACAGCCAGGGTTATCTCTTGACATTTATTAGAAGTTAAATATAATTAACTCAGGTTCGGGTTACATCCATGGTGAGGCGTAGTTTTTATTTCCAGTAAAAAGGAGGAAGGAATGGCACGGTTTGGTTCTACAGTTCAAGGACAGCAGCGCGACATTAGAATTTTCATTGTCCGTGCAGTGGTTCTAACATTTTTTTCAGGTCTATTTTTTCATTTAAATGCCCAGGTTGATACCAACTGGGTAAGACGGTTTACCGGACCGGGCGCAGCCAGTGATGGTTTTACAGCGCTGGCGGTTGATGCCCGGGGCCAGGTTTATGTTGCCGGTTATGTTACAGACACGCTTACAGGTATCAATATGTTAACAATGAAATTCACCGCTGATGGTGTTTTACAGTGGGTTCAGCGCTATAATGGACCAACCGATGGTGTTGAT
This genomic window from candidate division WOR-3 bacterium contains:
- a CDS encoding PhoH family protein, yielding MIPAEDVDQVELLGPADINLTTLARFYRSYVVYRDGLLRLSGPRSEKKELEEIFSRLIARCRRGERITPELVEAEVKRLRAERRAQLESVEEIVEEVKSAPPPPEVGTIHTPRKTIVPKGENQRRYLEEIARNDIVFAIGPAGTGKTYLAVAAAVSALISGRCSRLILTRPAVEAGESLGYLPGTFKEKIDPYLRPLYDALFDMVPLERTQRLIEQEVIEVAPLAFMRGRTLSDAYIILDEAQNTTSTQMKMFLTRLGWNSKAIVTGDITQIDLSHQYTSGLVEAEKLLTGIPGISIVYFDKGDVVRPPLVSRIIHAYESRDDKLNNQNQGKKPHPSSDVTG